In the genome of Macellibacteroides fermentans, one region contains:
- a CDS encoding carbohydrate kinase family protein — protein MHDLCCVGHITLDKVVTPKNTVHMPGGTSFYFSHAIRNLKDINYTLVTAIAESEMAVANDLQSKGIDVKVMPSKHSVYFENIYGENQDNRTQRVLAKADPFTVDYLEDIDARIYHLGSLLADDFSLDVIRFLSQKGLVSVDSQGYLREVREQNVYAVDWTEKKEALQYIHFLKANEHEMEVLTGYDDVAMAAKQLYDWGVKEVLITLGSMGSVIYDGTTFHKIPAYKPKEVVDATGCGDTYMTGYLYKRAKGAGIEEAGRFAAAMSTLKIECLGPFKGTKEDIEHCLETAEQRMPEL, from the coding sequence ATGCATGATCTTTGTTGCGTTGGCCACATCACTTTGGATAAAGTTGTGACACCGAAGAATACCGTCCACATGCCTGGAGGTACCTCTTTTTATTTCTCACATGCCATAAGAAATCTCAAGGATATTAATTATACATTGGTAACAGCCATAGCCGAATCGGAAATGGCTGTTGCTAATGATTTACAGTCGAAAGGCATCGATGTAAAGGTAATGCCCAGTAAGCATTCGGTTTATTTTGAAAATATATACGGAGAAAATCAGGATAACCGTACACAACGGGTTTTAGCTAAAGCTGATCCCTTCACGGTTGATTATCTGGAGGATATAGATGCCCGTATTTATCATTTAGGTAGCTTGTTAGCAGACGACTTCTCACTGGATGTTATCCGGTTTTTATCTCAAAAAGGACTAGTTTCGGTCGACTCACAAGGTTATCTGAGGGAGGTTAGGGAGCAGAACGTGTATGCTGTGGATTGGACCGAAAAGAAGGAGGCGCTTCAATACATTCATTTTCTGAAGGCTAATGAACACGAAATGGAGGTTCTTACCGGTTACGATGATGTGGCGATGGCCGCAAAACAACTTTATGATTGGGGTGTTAAAGAGGTGTTGATCACCCTTGGTAGCATGGGGTCTGTAATTTATGATGGTACCACTTTCCATAAGATTCCGGCCTATAAACCCAAAGAGGTGGTGGATGCTACCGGATGCGGAGATACCTATATGACCGGCTATTTGTATAAACGTGCCAAAGGGGCAGGAATTGAAGAAGCAGGACGTTTTGCTGCAGCCATGTCGACGCTTAAGATAGAATGTCTGGGACCGTTTAAAGGAACTAAAGAAGATATCGAACACTGCCTTGAAACAGCAGAACAAAGAATGCCTGAACTTTAA
- a CDS encoding MFS transporter encodes MENTSTKAVYPKGLIRYAVLSFYLAQGLCFSSWASRIPDIKDLFAIDYAFYWGMILFLIPVGKFTAIPLAGYLVTNLGSRIMVQISILGYALSLFAIGSVSNVYLLGLFLFCFGVCWNLCDISLNTQGIGIEKLYGRTIMASFHGGWSLAACLGALIGFIMIVWEVAPFWHFTIITAIITCIVLISRKYLQDDVEAEEKDTKEPVADKMSFIRKPEKLLIQLGIVGLFALIVESAMFDWSGLYFESVLKVPKSLQIGFLVFMVMMTVGRFLTNYAYSVLGKQRVLQVAGALIFAGFMVSALFGGLFESMIVTVVVNSLGFMLVGLGISCMVPTIYSLVGAKSKTPVSIALTILSSISFIGSLVAPLLIGAISQAFNMKYAYMVVGLLGLCILLMTSFSKAFKVEESTK; translated from the coding sequence ATGGAAAATACTTCAACTAAGGCAGTATACCCCAAGGGGCTTATACGATATGCCGTGCTTTCTTTTTATCTTGCCCAGGGGCTGTGCTTCTCTAGTTGGGCAAGCCGTATTCCGGATATCAAGGATTTATTTGCAATCGACTATGCCTTTTATTGGGGAATGATTTTGTTTCTGATTCCTGTGGGAAAATTTACCGCTATTCCTTTGGCCGGCTATCTGGTTACAAATCTGGGAAGCCGTATTATGGTACAGATAAGCATCCTTGGATATGCACTTTCTCTTTTTGCCATCGGATCAGTATCCAATGTATATCTGCTCGGCCTCTTCTTATTCTGTTTCGGTGTTTGCTGGAACTTATGCGATATTTCACTTAATACACAAGGTATCGGTATTGAGAAACTGTATGGAAGAACAATCATGGCCTCCTTTCATGGAGGATGGAGTCTTGCTGCCTGTTTAGGGGCCTTGATTGGTTTTATCATGATTGTGTGGGAAGTTGCCCCTTTCTGGCATTTTACTATCATCACTGCGATCATTACATGCATTGTTTTGATCAGCCGGAAATATTTACAGGATGACGTGGAAGCAGAAGAAAAAGATACTAAAGAACCGGTGGCCGATAAGATGAGCTTTATACGAAAACCCGAAAAACTGCTTATTCAGTTGGGTATTGTGGGCTTATTTGCATTAATTGTAGAAAGTGCCATGTTCGACTGGAGCGGACTATATTTTGAGTCGGTATTGAAAGTTCCGAAATCCCTCCAAATTGGATTCCTTGTATTTATGGTGATGATGACGGTAGGAAGATTCCTTACCAACTATGCTTATAGTGTGTTGGGAAAACAGCGTGTATTGCAAGTAGCTGGAGCACTTATCTTTGCCGGTTTCATGGTTTCGGCCCTGTTTGGTGGACTATTCGAATCGATGATCGTAACGGTTGTGGTTAATTCGCTTGGATTTATGCTGGTAGGTCTGGGTATTTCGTGCATGGTACCTACCATTTACAGTCTGGTTGGAGCTAAATCAAAAACACCGGTAAGCATTGCTCTTACCATTCTTTCAAGTATCAGTTTTATCGGATCGTTGGTTGCTCCGCTGCTTATCGGGGCTATCTCGCAGGCATTCAACATGAAATATGCCTATATGGTGGTTGGATTATTGGGGCTTTGTATCTTACTGATGACCAGCTTCAGCAAGGCATTCAAGGTTGAAGAATCTACAAAATAA